The nucleotide sequence TCTCCTTTTTGTACATTGTTCATAATAAAGTTAATTACATTTCGTAACTCTACACCAGTATtcttcaacctgtgggtcgcgaagcctctataggggggggttggaagcctctataggggggtcgcaaagcctctataggggtcgcgagaggtcgtaaaactacctcagtaaaataaacaataaagttttaagaTAGATTTATccaaatctaattatgcaaatgcgtaaatgttgtatggattgaagtattcggcccctacaacatctttgtaacattataaaattcaTGAAACAAAAGTGAAAGGTCGGGATTGTGGtcaccaaatattttttcatactagggggtcgtgtcatgaaaaaggttgaaaaacactgctctacACAATTTATCATTTGTTATGGTTTTGAATTCGAATCAGTTAGTACAGGACGCACAGGTACAGATGCatgactatagtctggtctgtgagcacgtagaatttggtccaatgacccctagatacccatccttgtcgctcgcgcgtaattatgttgctatggCGCACGcccactcactgcgggtgccagtcgcacagtcgcgacagcaatataattacgcgcgagcgataaggatgggtagctaggggtcattggaaaaaattctacgtgctcacagaccgggctttagtagttTTATGTCTaccttaatattttaaagaggaaAGAATTGATTTTTTGTATTGAATCGGCTCCGAAactgaaaaattctttcaccattagaattacATTATCCCTGGTGAACATAGGCCAaagaatattttcaaaaaggcCGCTACGAAGTTCGCCTGGTCAGCTAGTAACTGTAATACATCGCTGAATATTCATACCGACTTCTGAATCCGTCGATTTTCAATCAGAATACTCGGAAATTGGGGATAAGAGGGATTTAAATACATAGGCTGATCGAGAACATGTCGGATTTGAATTTTAGATCCCATTTCAATGTCAAGTCTGCTTTTTACAGCATGTAAAAAACCTCTTTCCCCCTTTCCTGATCCGATAGGGGGCTCTGGctattatgtatgtattctgTGCCTCTGGTGCttaaaaacaactttttttaTGGCACCAAAATCGAAATGGCAGAAATAATCATTTGACTTCTCCATAACAAACCAGTCGGAGagtattttatagtaattatGATTTATGTGTGTTTCTTTATGGTCTGCGAGAAGATATAAATATGCGTGCATATTAAACTAAGTAGATAGCAATTTTGAGATTTTGAGTAATTAAACactgcaaaataaataatattaacattggACCAATTTCTAATGGCGCtgagtaataaattaatcattaattaatttcaacgTAACGAGTAGATATGTGTCATAATTTGTTTCACTATCAAGATTACCTACAAGAATACAAGTACTCCAGATTATAAAAACATACTCGTATCTAATTGTAGCTACTTACATAATTGCCTACatcacaaaattatatttacaaaaatctaAGAATTATTAAAATCTTCATATTGTTTTCCGTTTTCTATTTAAGGCATAACCACATATTTCGTCATCATCATATGTTCTTACAGAAAATGTCACCTTATTTTGTTCTGCGTTAGTTTCAGTATATTGCTAAGCACagttcaaagtacctacctacctaggtacaCATACTCATACTCGTGTCTTGAGGGAAAATCGAGAGCTCAAGAACATCCAGCACGTGTTTATATAGGCTGTTTCTTTTCTTATTTGAATAAGAAATATCTCTATAACATACAACAACATATTGTAACCTAAACCAATTGTGTTGTGTACTatccctaaataaataaataaactgctAACAAAAATAGTGTGctcttattaatttaaattttcatcatttcagccaaagctCGAAGGAAGATAGGCCTCTCCTAATGATTTTGCAGATTAGCCGGTTGGTATCtacttggtagcggcctacatccagtgccttgatgctacctttatgagatcgtcagtccaccttgtgggtcatcctacgctgcgcttacCGCTTACGTGGCGCGTCTCCCTGCTATTTtcatgaggtcgtctgtccaccttgtgggtccaCCTGCGCTGCGTTTACTGGTACCGGGCGTCCCCAttacgatggctcctacgtataagggcgaaactgccgcttacgcctttttccaattatttaagcaatgatttcactttgctctaatctataacatcagtaagaaaaaaaaaatttttttccattagatacaaaataaaattttaggcaaatatgcgtatgtgcaaaactacgccacgtataaagcccaatcatacgattcgtcaatctatacgagtagttgcttacataaacatatattttttataatccaatgcttaaataaagccatgaaaatatttagcaaattgttttatttataaattatgatacattatatagttatttaatttttagcgttaagagtcgcatctcaaactaacttgaaaatattaaataacttgaaaaaatcgaactgactaaggcatcgtgggttcaattcccgccttaggcaattcgattttttcaagttatttatattttttaaaaatatgacacattatgttaaaagacctaactaaatctcgagcacagtatatgggcgtatttgcgttaaaacgtaaaacggtacattaaacgactttttctaactgatttattattgatatagcacatgataacaattaaaataattacatgcataaataaagagagtaatcgcttaaaatattatatttacgttgtcatttaagtctctttacgttgaacaatatacatgaaattatagaaatatgccgacgtaaaagggcaatgcgtaaaatctcaaaatatataagaaaaatataaaaattgataacagcagtagcaaaagcattacatgttaaggctaaatgtgaaatttcattaaattcgttttagtaggtcagaagatatgacccaaaaatatggttctggccactaaaatggctctcctgtaaaatttacttttttcacttacgccagtatacgtaggagccatcgattagTACATTACGTCATACATTTGACAAACAAACTGCATTTCAGTTTGGCTGCAATGGTTTTGATGTGACTTctaccaccctgtataagtgatTACACCACTCAACGATAGTCGAAAGTCAAACAGCAGCATAATGAGAGGCTCTTAATCAGCGAAGATTGATGAAATTACAACATTTAGAAGTACTAGCCATCGAGCACTACTCAAGATTAATGTGTACTTACACTGAGCAAATACTACGTCGTAGACGCCGTAAGGGCGAGTGTATACTGGAGATAACAAAATTATCGTATTATTTAATAGTCTGGACGAAAATATACTTGGTAAGTATATGAGACAAATCAATCTTAAAAGATTTGAACTGCGATCTCCAATCCGTCTGCCAAGAAGCCtagggattatggcaaaacccttctatagtggaggaggccgttgatgatgatgatgatgagacaaATATTGAAGGTGGACTCGAGGAGAAAGAAGGAACGGTGAAGGTCGAGATCCAAGGAACgctggttcgaaccccgccgcctatggactattgtggtgaaatcacttgtaacacaagcaaagttagcttagtacgagcttataaaaaaatgtaaagatTCTAGATTCGACTTCATAGCGATGAGGATTTATTATGAAGTAGACGAGAAGCCTCTCTCATATTTCTCACTTCTTCTTGCAATCAGGTCAGTTATAACAACTGAAATCACAGTCTCGAACTACCCATAAGTTGATGGCGAAAACAACTTGACACCAAAAACAGTCTTGGTGGTAAACACAACTCGtcaaaaacttataaaatactatttgaatgaacataaaaccctaaaagaactacaaaaaagtttttaaagctTTCTGCAGACTAGCCATAAAATCGAGAATAAATAGACACAGAGCGTCCAGTCTAAAAGCCCTTATAGATCCAAATAAAAACGTAGGTCCTTAAACTTAGTCCAATCGAGTAAGTTGCTGCAGATAACAATCTATTTCAGACTATATCGTTCTAAGAAGGGTATAAAAGGTCCAATATAGTTCACAAATAAGTATAGAACGTTAGAAGCGACTGCTGACTTTTCGCGTCCAATTTTTGTGATCAGCTTTAAAATGATTGcttttcttttaattattaGTCTTTGCGGTTTTTCCGTTCACGGTgagtttttattatgttttttcaatttgatttgaaTTATTTTACGATTATTTCTCGCTGTTTCGTGTGATCATTGATAGACAAATAAAAGCTGGCGAAAGCTACTATTTggttaaattcacaaaatggaGTTTGAATTATTCAGTTTCTATTTGCTTCAATTGAATTAGCTGATGTCTAGTTATTTAGATAGATAAGTAATTCGGTTTCTGAGTAATTTTCTTGAAATTTTAGCTGATTGAAAAGTAAACTAGTTACTGCGTTTAACGAATTGGTTTTACTTTGAAACTAAAACAGATCGATCATTAATTATGCAATCATAATCGAAATAGTAAAGATTTCAGATGTAACCTTTACCACCCTTTACTGTAATTCAGtcattataatataaatagaaaaaaaattgccaAATAGGTAGTTGTAACTGTTCTGAATTAAAATGCATAATTACATTCGGCAATTGTTTTTTACAGGTCTAGCGCATACGCATTTAACTAAGTTAGTGCCTGAGGAAggtgacataataatatgatgtgaCAGAACATACAagtctgtgggtctagacaaagtgcaaattataatcgcaaaccagtcgaaaagtggtcgaaaagccccttttttgtatggagttttgacggatttgattttcgattcgatcaaaaagtgcgttttgtctaggggggggTTGAAGCAcctctgaagtctcgctgacagtTGACATTACAAGCACGTGACCTCCCGTGcctctcccatacctcaggcactgacgcAGTTTATGCGCTAGACTTGTTATtgtcttaaaaaaaattacaacagTAGAgcttttttgtgaaaaatattattggcaggtagctcataagataggcccccttaattgatgtttattgtccgtggtgcaaaGGTTTAGtatcttttcataaaggttactaaacctttatTTGTCACCTGTCACCCGCTTTGCAAcagagggaagtcgaaccttaacttcgaactcctcctatgttcttctgattaatttcgttgcgggtccaatgacagtttaactttcccccgggacaaacttgcccttcattggttgggtttttgtggcggtcaaactgtagatcctggctacacaagagtagCAGCGGTGGGTAAGAGAGGTAACAATAGAGCAATTAACAGCCAATTTGTTCCCTCATCAGGGTCTGCCATCCCGACTTATGACATCAGGCTCCAGTCGCCCCGGATTGTGGGAGGGGTGGACGCGCCCGACGGTGGTATACCCTACCAGGCCTCTCTGAGGACCATCTTCGACTCGCACTTCTGCGGCGGATCCATTCTGAGCAAGAACTTCGTTCTGACTGCAGCCCATTGTACTGTCGGGTATGTGCGTTGAAAAATCACGACCTAGTGGTTCACGTATAGAGGATAGAAGTCACGGGGTTTTGATTCCTGCACTATACAAACATTTTGTTATATAGGTACCTTTAGTTCTTATTTCCAAATATAGCCAGGAAGAGTATGTTCTAGACTAGTTATATCGTATGTACGAGTAAGCCATTCtattcaaaattaattattattaataacattgACACTGTACTTAGCTCGAGGGacttattgcatgtcacatttcaaattttaaagactgtaaacccttgaaaaggaggctgacaatagtgactgagtttcttgcgctgcttcttctcagcactggcccatttattgtcccgaagcagtggtaaggttaatactgggacgtgtaaaagttctatttaaaagcctatttgcaaaaataaatgagttttatgagtttttttttatttatgtcacATTGTGTTATAAAAGTTAAAACTTCTATTTCTCTTCCAGCCAATACCCAGCGTTCATCAAAGTAACGGTGGGCACCAACAGCCTCGTCAGCGGTGGTCAATCCTACGCCGTCTCCAAGCTCATCGTGCACGAGGATTACGACGCCTCCCTGATCGCCAATGACGTCAGCTTGGTCAAGCTTGCCCAAGACATTGTATTCTCAAATAGGGTGCAGCCGATTGAGCTGCCTGCTGGTGATACAGAGGCAGGAGCTGATCTCGTGCTCACTGGCTGGGGAAGGACTTCTGTAAGTAGAGGTTTAGTCTCCTTTTTGATATCAAAGCTTCTTAAGCAGTTACTGAATCCGAAGATTTCCAGACTCGCTGATGTTCCAACTTTGTTAGAATTTTATATGTTGGTCAGGCTTGTCAGTCTCAAAAGACATGTGAAAGTCAGATCTAATTCCGACACTATTAACAGCACGACCCAATCATCGGCCAAccaaaaatcggtggtctgcgccgtCAATTTAGAACTTAGGCCCGcttgataatatttttaattgtttcacTTAGCTTAATACCACTTCTTATCGACACAGGGCATATGTGAGGGTGTGGTCATTATGATGAATTCCCCCTGTGatgatagaaataaacattatatTGTTCATGttgtaagttttatttaacGTGCTTCATATGCTTAACCAATTACCTTACTATTACCTTACCTTACTTACCTTATTATTATTTCCTCATCGTAACCGTTACTTTCCCACCCCAGTACCCAGGAGAGCTCCCCGACAACCTGCAGATCATCAACCTGAAGGCAGTCAGCGTGGATACCTGCCAGTCCCTGTACAGCGGCATCAACCAAGTTTTCAGCTCGCAGATCTGCTCCCTCACCAAGAGTGGCGAAGGAGCTTGCCACGTAAgtcgcttcatcatcatcatcatcattatttcagccataagacgtccactgctgaacgtaggcctctcccaatgatttccatgttgaccggttaGTAGCGGACTGCATCGGAAATCGCTTGTACGAGACATAAATTGGTAGATCAGGATCTCCGATAAAATTAACGAACGAGATTCAGCCTGTATTATTCAAGCACAtacctataaatattttatccaTAATTCCATCCAGAACTTTTTCGTAGAACAGTGATTCAATCAACGATTAATATTGCTCTCTCAATTACAATCGTAGCTTTTTAATTATTCCATGAAAAACGTCTGTCAGACTCCTTGAAAAACTCAAGAAAACATTTTAGCTGACTCAGTTGGGTCAGCTAATCTGACAGACTCTCACGAAATTTATGTGACCGTCACTAATCGAGTTCATGGCAGAATTTTCCATGGTTTTTATCATTTCTCAGGGTGATTCTGGCGGTCCTCTTGTTGAAAACGGCAAAGTGGTGGGCATCGTCTCTTGGGGCATGCCCTGCGCGCGAGGCTACCCAGATGTCTACACCCGAGTCCACTCCTTCAAGGATTGGATCGTGAAGAATCAGCAGTAGGAGAGAAGAACGTGGAACCTAGTCTGCGAGGCGGTTGCGTACTTTCAGCTTTGTCTCTTCTCTTAAGGCAGCATCTCGAATATACGCACGTTTTGCAGAATACGGCCTCAAAATTCTTGAGGTTTATACCTATTTGCCTACCTACCTAGTTATCTACTTCTAAACTATTTTTCATATTAACTAGGACTTAAATAATGCGTCTAATTCTGAAGTTCTGGAATACCAACCGgccataaaatgtaaaaatatacctagataataaaaatgttttttaaataaaaaaaatctgccttcttaatacatacaatatctacctacatttttaaataccttaAATACCTACTAGGCATTCATAAGCCAGTTTTTTTATATCTTGAAGAATAGTCATAGGGCCTATAGGCTTATCTTTTCCTTTTGACATAAAAAACGCTACGAAACATCATCAATATGAATTTAAGCAATACTCAACCTCTGAGGTCAATGTTATTGATGGTAACCTTTTTGAAAAGTTCCCTGAGCACGATTAATGCGGTTCTGTCATACCTTTCATAGCTCTGCTCTAAGCTGATTATGATAAATGAAATTCATGAAAAACACGATGTCACTGACCTCGGGCTTTCACGTCCGTAAAAATTTCCACAAATGTTGAAGAAAACACAAAAAACACATACCCTTACTGTAAGGGATACGAGGGATCACCTTTATAATTTGTATTCACTACATGTTTGGTTTGCTACATCATCGGAAAATAATCTGTACAAATCGCGTGGGATATCTGAGATTTGGGAAAAGTTCAGCATCACAATTTCTTGTAATATTTTCCTCGATGAAAGTCAATATAACTTGCTGttatgaaaacattttttttttaagattattagcaatttgtattgcccaaattactaatagtccgcccttcccattagcccctcgagtaaagctaaataagcttgtgttacgagtgggctcaccacaatagtcgagcggcggtgggattcgaacccgcgttcctaaGATCTCGAGACGGAAATTACAAAGACTTAGTTAAAGataatataaacataattatatctaataataaaattaaaaagttgatTTCTCTAGCTACACATTGAtatcagaatttttttcttttaaattatgttaaCCAGATACCATACCTTCTTTGTTGGCCAGAATACTGAATTCTTATTGattatcattttagccataggaagtccactgctgaacataggcctcccccaatgacttccacatcgcatggttggtagcgacctgcatccagcgccttcctgctacctttatcaggtcgtctgtccaccttgtgggtggacgtctcacgctgcgttttccggtacgcggcctccattccagaaccttgctgccccatcggccgtcagttctgcgtactatgtgccctgcctattgccacttcagcttgctaatccgtcgggctatgtcagcgactttagttcgctTACGGATCTcgtcatttctgattcgatctcgtaaagaaacaccgagcatagccctctccatagcacgctgtgcaactttgagcttctgtataaggcctatagtgagggccACGAATTCTTATTGATATGAACATCTAGTAATTTAAACATTAAAACATACGCGTACCtatgtaattataataatattttagttctgTTTTGCAATAAATGTAGGTACTGCAGTGCTGCACCTACCTTTCAGATGGAAGCATCAATATTGACAATCAAACACTTTTACTGTTACCATCAAGCATCAATTAACAATGCAATTTGCAGgggaaacaaaagaaaattaccTTTCATTTTATTGCACAAAGAACAGAGAACGCTATAGATAATAGGTTGGTCTTGTATAAAACAAAGATACGAAAAGAGATAAATTGATCGATAAATACTGAAAGTACTTTTTTCTATGAGATATAAGTCTTGCTGACATTGAAGGGTACCTACTCAGAtcatcgtcgcttgcctctctaactgacgtaactgacatttagcaaaattttcaggcgattagacagatcgattcgtcttgcgaaattgattaagatggtgtagataactcagcttcgaaaaaaatgtcagatacgtcagttagagaggcaagcgacgagaTAATGCACTATGGCTGCACACTTCGTTCGTtccaaccaaatgacgtccactgctggacaaaggcctccccaaggatttccacagcgaccggtcctgcgccgcccgcatccaggcaccttccgcaaccttcaccagatcgtcggtccacctagtgggtgcCTACACTAGAGTGCACTTGAACGGTGAACTTTGTACCACctatatatatttatttacttataggTACAACAACAGAATACAATCtcaaacatttttatagaaaaacatTAGTTTTTTGCATTCAAATTGAATTCCTATAAATTTTGCACACAACGTTTACATAGAACAGATACAATTAAAAGAATGTAATGTGAGTACATAGAAAATAACGTAGGAATATGTTGAAAGTGTTGAAAGAATGACTCAAATCGGTCAAGTGTTAAACATTGTAAGAATTCCCATACCCATATCGCGAGCCGAACCACTGACCCTTCAAAGCTCAGGTTTTTCCTATTTTGAAGGTCAGGGGAACAACAAATTTGCTTAAAcgaaaaaaacaagaaaaaaacgTAGTTTCAGTAGTAGCTTATTCAATGCAAACAAACAATAGACGTAGACCTACGAAAATCTTCTTTGAAATCTTTCCACATTCCAACTTTCCAATAATACTGAatgtttagagtaggcgcacaccgttgatttttagttggccgatagttgtgcccgattttaatttgtatgaagaatcggccaaaccgaatcggcgtagtgtgcgccctcccatacatgcccatactgatcaactgcccgactaaactatcggccgacgaaaaatcaacggtgtgcgcctactcctAGGTTTCCCTTTAATCGAAATCATCTCGTTTCCAGCCCAGTGAATGCATAGCGAGCTGACAGTTTCTAATTATGCCTAAGCGTCggataaacataaatatttatgacgTACCCATATTAACTCGTCGCCGCTTAAATTTATCTCGGGCAAAATATTCGTTAACAATTCAGCTACAATGAACGAAGATAACAACATTGTGACAGCAATTTTAAgctgatttgtttttttttttaaatcagacGAAACCACTTCTGACTGATTTTGTGCAGTCaatagtggttttgactaacACCCTTGGTCAAAACCGCTTTTTGACTGGTAAAATCAATCGAAAGTGATAAGGGCGTCAGTTAATAAAACCACTATTGACGGATTTTTGCAGACAAAAGTGGTTTTCACCGATTATAAGTTTTGATTGTAACATAATATACTTAcattacctataataattaaactttCTGATTTAACAGTATTTGCGTTTTCGgtttagagaaaaagttagcaCTCAAGTCAGTCAAGTGCGACTTTATTTGTTAGCCCCAGATTCCGAAACATATTGTTAGTTAATGTTAACTGGACTTCTCCACCTAACAGTGTCAATACCTACCGAAATaaaaggtcatcatcatcatcatcatttcagccataggacgtccactgctgaacataggctttccatgtcgatcgattggtagcggcctgcgtccagcgcttccctgctacctttacgatgtcgtcggtccaccttgtaggtggacgtcccacgctgcgcctccattccagaacctttctgccccatcggctgtcagttctgcgtactatgtgccctgcccattgccgcttcagcttgctaatccgtcgggctatgtcagcgataATATTTTGGAAAACATCATCATAGAACATTGGTTGACagaaaatcaaataatttttttttaattacatccATGTTGGGTTTATGTGACAAACAGTTTGTATGATAGAAAATTGCGAAAATATTGTAGAATTTTGCTTTTCGAGTTCAaacgaaaaatatttaatataaattcGGTAGGTATTTAATCTCTGCTCCTGCCGAGTTTGCGGAATTCGAAACCACAGCGTTGAAAGGGATCTCATggaaatatacctacctactttaaaaatgaaaattattgcGTTCGAATTCATATTACGAGTATAGAGTCAATTTAATGTTGAAAATAtgtaataggtacttattttaatgatttttcAGTGAGTGTTttttcataggtaggtaggtaggtactttacttgatttttttattggGTCAATGCATAAGTactttacataatataaaacaagACCCTCCCGCTGTCTGTACGCTTAgatcttttaaaattaaaactaacgGAATTTAATGCGATTTTTATCAAAAGATAGAGTGATTCGAgcattctgggagtgggtagtcaatgcgaaaaaacgctcaacggttggaatgtgcgggtgtcaaaatgtccatacggaccggctgttagtgtggcaaaaagtatgaacgtcgaaatgagcaatggttaaaatgatctgaagttaaaatgaCTTCGGGTTTATTCGaacaagcgtcttattgtataatagctaacGTGAACACGTGCTTAAATGCATCAacgtaaaaatgtaaaaaaaaaccatggtaataatgtacattttgacactgggtctttttgacgttcatactttttgccacactaacagccggtccgtatggacattttgacacctgcacattccaaccgttcagcgttttttcgcattgactccCAGAATGGATTCGAGAGAAaggtttttataattataagttTAGTACATTgcacttcgaactcctcctatgctcttctgattaatttcgttgcgggttcaatgacagtttaactttcccacggaacaaacttgaccttcactggttgggtttttattggcggtcaagctgtagatcgctacacaggagttgcggcggtgggaacgagaggtgggaaaagtCCCGTGATGGACGATTCCTTTAATGCCCTTATAAATAAGTAGCTATTCTATCGAAAACATCATTTCTCTTGTGAATAAACCAGGAAATTCCCACTAAACCAACCCATTGAATAGTTGAATATTTAACGTGGCCAAATTGCGGTAAGCGTTGTCGGATCGGTTCGCTCTCGTCTCGAAATGATGTTCCCGCAGGAATGTTCGCGTTTCGATTGTGGGAACCGTTCCAATACAGATAAATTTTTGCGGTAACAGTTGCTGACGTTGGCTAAATTAGGTAATTATCTTTAAATAGGTATTATGAGCCCGgcattaaaataacattgtatttACAAATTCGAGTTAATAATAATGGTTTTTACAATTTTGATATTAGGTACATCTAATAGACTAATATGAGGTTTTGATGATGAACCTTCAacatatcaaaattaaaatcaataatgtttTCAGTAGTTACTTAGACCCTTTCCAGTGCACttgtacac is from Ostrinia nubilalis chromosome 2, ilOstNubi1.1, whole genome shotgun sequence and encodes:
- the LOC135079809 gene encoding chymotrypsin-2-like, with protein sequence MIAFLLIISLCGFSVHGSAIPTYDIRLQSPRIVGGVDAPDGGIPYQASLRTIFDSHFCGGSILSKNFVLTAAHCTVGQYPAFIKVTVGTNSLVSGGQSYAVSKLIVHEDYDASLIANDVSLVKLAQDIVFSNRVQPIELPAGDTEAGADLVLTGWGRTSYPGELPDNLQIINLKAVSVDTCQSLYSGINQVFSSQICSLTKSGEGACHGDSGGPLVENGKVVGIVSWGMPCARGYPDVYTRVHSFKDWIVKNQQ